The genomic segment GCGGTGGGCGCGAGCCAGGCCCAGGCGGCTCCGCAGGCCACCGTCCACGGCTGTGCCTCCGGGTATGTCTGCCTGTACCCGGGCGCCGGCTGGAACAACGACCGGCCGACCCTCACCTACTACCGGTACGGCACCTACAACCTGAACAACGTGACCGGCACGTACCGCATCCTCAACAACCAGACCGGCAACGCCTGGTTCCGCACCTGCACCGGGTACAACGGCGCGGGCTGCGAGGGCTACCTGTACCCCAACACCTACATCGACAAGAACATGACGCCGATCAACTCGGTCGTCGTGGGGCAGTAGCCCCGGTTGCCCGATCACGTGCGCGAACGTCCGGAACCGTCGGCCCACGGTTCCGGACGTTCGTGTTTTCGCCACTCCGGGTGAAAGGCTTGGCCCCCCTCACCGCACCGACAGTAACCTGGGCATCCGCCGTCTCACGGCCCGCACTGCCTTGGGGGACACCTTGGGGGACCCGCAGCTCGGAGATGCACCAGACCACCGAAACGACCGGGACCGGACCGCGCTGACCACGCAGTCCTTCCCCGCACAACTGCGACGACTGCGGCGGGAACGCGGACTGTCGCTCACCGACCTGGCACGGCAGACCCACTACAGCAAGGGCTACCTCAGCAAGATCGAGACAGGTACGAAACGCGCCACCGTCGACGTCGCCCGCCTCTGCGACCAGGTGCTGCGGGCCGAGGGCGAGTTGCTGCGGTTGGTGCGGCATGCCCCGCCCCGCGACCGCGAACCCGAACCCGAGGTCTCAGCCGGGCCACGGCAGTCGGGCGGGGCGTGTCCCTACCGCGGACTGGCGGCCTTCACCCCCCAGGACGCGGAATGGTTCTTCGGCCGGGAACGCGCGACGGCCGCACTGGTGGAGCGGATCTTCGAACAGATCGGCAGTGGACCGCTGATGCTGGTCGCCCCGTCCGGCGCCGGCAAGTCGTCCCTGCTCAACGCCGGTCTCGTCCCCGCCCTGCGGCGTGGCGACTTCCCGATGCCGGGCGCCGACCGCTGGCCGGTGGTGCTGCTCACCCCCACCGCACGCCCGCTGGACGAACTCCTGGAACGCACCGCCAAAGCGGTCGGCGGCGACCTCGGCCTCACCGTCGAGGAGGTACGCGACGACCCCGCCGCCCTGCTCGACGCCGTGAGCGCGATGTCGGACGAACCGTCGGCGGCCCCGGGGGGCCGCAGGCCACCGCCCCCGCGGCCCGTCCTGATCGTGGACCAGTTCGAGGAACTGTTCACGCTCTGCTCCGACGACGAGGAACGACGGGCCTTCGTCCGGGTGCTCCGCGCCCTGGCGACCACCGGGCCGACGCAGGACACGCACGCGCCGGCCGTTGTGGTGCTCGGCGTCCGCGCCGACTTCACCGGCAGCTGTCTGGGCCTGCCCGAACTGACCCCGGTCCTCACCGAAGGGCTGTTCGTCCTGGAGCCGATGTGCGTGGCCGAGCTGCGGGAGTCGATCACCCGTCCCGCCGAACTCGCCGGGGTCACCCTCGAACCCGGTCTCGTCCCCCTTCTCCTGCGCGACGCCGGACTGCGCGACGAACCGGGGACGGCACTCCAGGGCACCGCTCCGACCGTCGGCGTCGGCGCCGACGAGACGCCTTCCGGCGCCCTCCCCCTGGTCTCCCACGCGCTGCTCGCCACCTGGCAGCGCCGCACGGACTCCGCGCTGACCGTCGACGGGTACGAACGGGCCGGCGGCATCCAGGGAGCCATCGCCCGCACCGCCGAGAACGTGTTCGCCCGGCTGTATCCGGCCGAACAGAAGACGATCCGCCGCATCCTGTCCCGGCTGGTGCTCGTCGCGGACGGCGCCGGAGCGACCCGGCGCCGGATGAGCGGGGCCGCCCTGATGGAACAGCTCGGCGACGCGGACGGCGCGGCCGCCGCACTCGACGCCTTCGTACGGGCCCGCCTCATCACCATGGACAGCGACACGATCCAGATCACCCACGAGGCCCTGCTGCACGCCTGGCCCCGGCTGCGCGACTGGATCCACGCCGACCGGGCCGGACTCCTCCTCCACCAGCAACTCGCCCACGCGGCCGCCGAATGGGAGCGCGAGGACCGCGACCCGTCCGCCCTCTACCGGGGCACCCGCCTGGACACCGTACGGACCTGGGCCGACGAGTCGGACGGCTGGAGCCGCCTCGGCCCCGGCGAGGAGGCCTTCCTGAGAGCGAGTCAGGCCGAGGAGGACGGCCGCCGCAGACAGGCCGTACGACAGGTCCGGCTGCGGCAGTCCCTGCTCGCCACGCTCGTCGTGCTGCTCGGCCTCGCCGTGACCGCCGGCGGCCTCGCCCACCAGCAGCGGTCGGGCGCTCTCGAGCAGGAGCGCGTCGCCCGGTCCCAGGCCCTCGCCGTGCGGTCCGCGTCCCTCGCCGGGGGTCGGCCGGAGGCGTCGATGCTGCTCGCGGAGGAGGCCTACCGGGCCGACACCACCGTCGAGGCCCGCGGCGCCCTCCTCAGCACCCAG from the Streptomyces sp. NBC_00310 genome contains:
- a CDS encoding WD40 repeat domain-containing protein, encoding MGDPQLGDAPDHRNDRDRTALTTQSFPAQLRRLRRERGLSLTDLARQTHYSKGYLSKIETGTKRATVDVARLCDQVLRAEGELLRLVRHAPPRDREPEPEVSAGPRQSGGACPYRGLAAFTPQDAEWFFGRERATAALVERIFEQIGSGPLMLVAPSGAGKSSLLNAGLVPALRRGDFPMPGADRWPVVLLTPTARPLDELLERTAKAVGGDLGLTVEEVRDDPAALLDAVSAMSDEPSAAPGGRRPPPPRPVLIVDQFEELFTLCSDDEERRAFVRVLRALATTGPTQDTHAPAVVVLGVRADFTGSCLGLPELTPVLTEGLFVLEPMCVAELRESITRPAELAGVTLEPGLVPLLLRDAGLRDEPGTALQGTAPTVGVGADETPSGALPLVSHALLATWQRRTDSALTVDGYERAGGIQGAIARTAENVFARLYPAEQKTIRRILSRLVLVADGAGATRRRMSGAALMEQLGDADGAAAALDAFVRARLITMDSDTIQITHEALLHAWPRLRDWIHADRAGLLLHQQLAHAAAEWEREDRDPSALYRGTRLDTVRTWADESDGWSRLGPGEEAFLRASQAEEDGRRRQAVRQVRLRQSLLATLVVLLGLAVTAGGLAHQQRSGALEQERVARSQALAVRSASLAGGRPEASMLLAEEAYRADTTVEARGALLSTQSQPFSARLGGYRGPVNAVAFAPDDRTLATASSDGTVTLRGAGGDHRTLATFAVPGRVRSVAFGPDGRTLAATSTDGPVTLWDVAGRRRTAVLSASTKGARAVAFDPRGGALAVATADGTVQLWNTGRTPRRTASLTGHEGTLNALAYAPDGTMLVSAGADRTVRLWDTDRARRLDVFEGHTDEVLGAAFSPDGRQVVSGGIDRTVRLWDVRDGRTTATFTGSSDDINAVAYTPDGAAVIGAVGDGTTRLWDVRSGRQTAVLAGHTDYVLGVAVTSDGALLATAGFDQSVVLWDLGGPVLTSRPFTEVWQAVYSPDGKLLASADTDHTVRLWDVRGHRLLKRLTGHTETVFSVAFAPDGRTLASASSDGTIRLWDVAGRKPLATLTGHTGEVFSVTFAPDGRTLASAGADRTVRLWDIASRRDVAVLKGHEDYANDVDFSPDGRTLASAGDDLTVRLWDVASHRPLAELTGHTGAVRGVAFSPDGRTLASSGNDGTVRLWDVRGRRLETALTGHTGAARGLAFSPDGRMLASSGNDRTVRLWDVATRRPWATLTGHANAVWGVDFAPDGRTVASSSTDGTVRLWGLDPAARLAEICRLSAGIGPDERENLLPGVPVSSGPACDRT